One genomic segment of Tripterygium wilfordii isolate XIE 37 chromosome 9, ASM1340144v1, whole genome shotgun sequence includes these proteins:
- the LOC120005730 gene encoding pentatricopeptide repeat-containing protein At2g33680-like produces the protein MILLSPRNRVFFNELVRHSKEKNVQKGRTLHAKIIKTGSFSCIYISNSLVNFYAKCGHLVEANLVFEEITDKDVVSWNSLINGYSQQRLTGSLIVIKLFQRMRAENALPNAHTFAGVFTAASWHLSSASVGQQAHTLAVKTATFYDVYVGSSLLNFYCKAGLVLEARKLFDKMPERNAVSWATMISGHASQRLAVEAFGLFELMRREGEGEENEFVFTSLLSALVVPEMVNSGRQIHGLAVKNGLLSFVSLGNALVTMYAKCESMGDAFQIFEFSNEKNSITWSAMITGYAQSGDSEKALKLFSKMHISAMKPSEFTLVGVLNACSDVVAVMEGKQVHSYSLKLGFEPQIFIMTALVDMYAKCGRIVDARRGFNLLQEPDIVLWTSMIAGYVQNGENEEALSMYCRMQTDGILPNEITMASILKACSSLAALEQGKQIHACTLKYGFSLEVPIGSALSTMYAKCGNLGDGNLVFRRMPARDVVSWNAMISGLSQNGRGEEALELFEEMIVEGTRPDYVTFVNILSACSHMGLVDRGWTYFRMMFDKFAIAPRVEHYACMVDILSRAGRLNEAKDFIESATVDHRMCLWRILLSACRNYRNYELGAYAGEKLMDLASLESSAYVLLSSIYTSLGKSEDVERVRKTMKLRGVSKEPGCSWIEIRSKVHVFVVGDEMHPQIGEIRAELRKLLEQMKDKGYKPTPDSASATISV, from the coding sequence ATGATTCTCTTGTCTCCTAGAAATCGCGTCTTCTTCAACGAACTTGTTCGGCATAGCAAAGAGAAGAACGTCCAGAAGGGAAGAACTTTACACGCGAAGATAATAAAAACTGGTTCCTTTTCTTGCATATACATATCCAATAGCCTCGTCAATTTCTACGCCAAGTGCGGTCACTTGGTTGAAGCCAATTTAGTGTTTGAAGAAATAACCGACAAAGACGTGGTCTCATGGAACTCCCTAATCAATGGCTACTCTCAGCAGCGTCTCACGGGGTCGCTCATTGTTATAAAACTCTTTCAGCGAATGAGGGCGGAGAATGCCTTACCAAATGCACATACTTTTGCTGGGGTTTTCACAGCCGCTTCTTGGCATTTGTCGAGCGCTTCAGTTGGTCAGCAAGCTCATACGCTTGCGGTTAAGACTGCAACGTTTTATGACGTTTATGTTGGGAGTTCTCTTCTCAACTTCTATTGCAAGGCGGGTCTTGTTTTGGAGGCTCGCAaattgtttgataaaatgcctgAGAGGAATGCGGTGTCTTGGGCTACTATGATATCTGGGCATGCTAGTCAACGGCTGGCAGTGGAGGCTTTTGGGCTTTTTGAGTTGATGCGGCGAGAAGGTGAGGGTGAGGAGAATGAGTTTGTGTTTACAAGCCTACTTAGTGCTTTGGTTGTTCCTGAAATGGTTAATAGTGGTAGGCAAATACATGGTCTTGCAGTTAAGAATGGTTTATTGTCGTTTGTATCTCTTGGAAACGCTCTTGTTACTATGTACGCAAAATGTGAGAGCATGGGTGAtgcatttcaaatttttgaattttctaacGAGAAAAATTCGATTACATGGTCAGCCATGATCACTGGTTATGCTCAGAGTGGGGATTCTGAgaaagctttgaaattgttttctaaGATGCATATTTCTGCGATGAAGCCCAGTGAGTTCACCCTCGTTGGAGTTCTTAATGCTTGTAGTGACGTTGTTGCTGTCATGGAAGGAAAACAAGTGCACAGCTATTCGTTGAAGTTGGGGTTTGAGCCTCAAATATTTATAATGACAGCATTGGTTGACATGTATGCAAAATGTGGCCGTATAGTAGACGCTCGGAGAGGGTTTAATCTTCTGCAAGAACCTGACATTGTTCTTTGGACTTCCATGATTGCGGGGTATGTGCAAAATGGGGAGAATGAAGAAGCCTTGAGCATGTATTGCAGAATGCAGACGGACGGGATTTTGCCCAATGAAATAACCATGGCCAGTATTCTAAAAGCATGTTCAAGCCTCGCTGCTTTGGAACAGGGAAAGCAAATCCATGCCTGCACTCTCAAATATGGATTTAGTCTAGAAGTTCCAATTGGAAGTGCCCTTTCAACCATGTATGCGAAGTGTGGGAATCTGGGAGATGGGAACCTTGTCTTTAGGAGGATGCCTGCGAGGGACGTAGTCTCATGGAATGCTATGATATCTGGCCTTTCTCAAAATGGGCGCGGGGAAGAAGCTTTGGAACTTTTTGAGGAGATGATAGTGGAGGGCACAAGGCCAGACTACGTTACGTTTGTAAACATTCTCTCGGCTTGTAGTCACATGGGATTGGTGGACAGAGGCTGGACTTATTTTAGGATGATGTTTGATAAATTCGCCATAGCTCCAAGAGTAGAGCATTATGCTTGCATGGTCGACATCCTAAGCCGTGCAGGAAGGCTCAACGAAGCTAAAGACTTCATCGAATCTGCTACCGTAGATCATCGCATGTGCTTATGGCGTATTTTACTAAGTGCTTGTCGAAACTACCGCAACTATGAATTGGGAGCATATGCCGGAGAGAAACTGATGGATTTGGCCTCACTAGAATCGTCTGCTTATGTATTGCTGTCAAGTATCTACACTTCCTTGGGCAAGTCAGAAGATGTTGAAAGGGTCAGGAAGACGATGAAACTTAGAGGGGTGAGTAAGGAGCCTGGGTGTAGCTGGATTGAGATTAGGAGTAAAGTTCATGTGTTTGTTGTGGGAGACGAAATGCATCCCCAGATTGGAGAAATACGTGCAGAACTACGAAAGTTACTTGAACAAATGAAGGATAAAGGGTACAAGCCTACTCCTGATTCTGCCTCTGCTACCATTTCAGTTTGA
- the LOC120006483 gene encoding O-fucosyltransferase 23-like gives MDLSSNCKNSRVLGRYFGSLTFKCAALLVLALIFRAILLSSFSGYGKVDWNILEVIHGKTPLLEVNFGIRKDKFLEVPQIVWGLNNQKIAFARACLTARMLNRTLLMPSLSASLFYKEIDRLQPISFEKVFQFEKFNTLCRGFVQLGHYSDVSNRSAVLELQKGMGRKWTTDRDLDQLKEHTQEPLDGYEVIRVVGKNPFLWHDHWPVKDYAKVFECLVLVDEFAKEADRVVSKIRDLGKEMRSTSDSGENGDGSESSSLQPVPYVAVHMRIEIDWMIHCKKLEQRSHITEICSSKEQIMERVGNIVGLKSPTVVYLAVADSLLEDSTILSGWKEGLIPLEKKKLGVERIYKKYPYLIQAAIDYEVCLRADVFVGNSFSTFSNLIVLERTQKMITMGVTDSCDMDVRWPSYSYNIAGESDGPRKWMTNMSDSSLQAISYGSNVISCSSS, from the coding sequence ATGGATTTGTCCTCCAATTGTAAGAATTCAAGAGTATTGGGTCGCTATTTTGGTTCTTTAACATTTAAATGTGCTGCTTTGCTTGTTCTTGCTCTGATCTTCAGAGCCATATTACTCTCTTCTTTCTCCGGGTATGGGAAAGTGGACTGGAACATCCTTGAAGTGATTCATGGTAAAACTCCACTGTTGGAAGTTAATTTTGGAATCCGCAAAGATAAGTTTCTGGAGGTCCCTCAAATTGTATGGGGACTGAACAATCAAAAGATAGCATTTGCGAGAGCTTGCCTAACTGCGCGGATGCTGAATAGAACCCTCTTGATGCCTAGCTTGAGTGCTTCGCTTTTTTACAAGGAAATTGACCGTCTTCAGCCTATATCTTTTGAGAAGGTGTTTCAATTTGAAAAGTTTAACACGCTTTGTAGAGGGTTTGTTCAATTGGGTCATTATTCCGATGTCTCGAATCGATCAGCAGTGCTTGAGCTTCAGAAGGGAATGGGAAGGAAGTGGACAACTGATAGAGATTTAGACCAACTGAAAGAGCATACCCAGGAACCACTTGATGGGTACGAGGTTATTAGAGTAGTTGGAAAAAACCCATTTTTGTGGCATGACCATTGGCCTGTAAAGGACTATGCAAAGGTCTTTGAGTGTCTTGTTTTAGTTGATGAGTTTGCAAAAGAAGCAGATAGAGTAGTGTCCAAAATTCGAGACTTAGGAAAGGAGATGAGAAGTACATCTGACTCTGGAGAAAATGGTGATGGTTCGGAGAGTTCTTCATTACAGCCAGTGCCTTATGTAGCTGTCCACATGCGGATAGAGATAGACTGGATGATTCACTGTAAGAAATTAGAGCAAAGATCACACATTACTGAAATTTGTAGTAGCAAAGAGCagattatggagagagttgggaacATTGTAGGACTCAAAAGTCCTACAGTTGTTTATCTTGCTGTTGCGGACAGTCTTCTTGAAGATTCGACCATATTGTCTGGTTGGAAAGAAGGATTGATTCCTcttgaaaaaaagaaattggGCGTTGAAAGAATTTACAAGAAATACCCGTATCTCATTCAAGCTGCGATTGATTACGAAGTGTGTTTAAGGGCTGATGTGTTTGTAGGGAATAGTTTCTCTACATTTTCAAACCTTATAGTTCTTGAGAGGACACAGAAGATGATCACAATGGGTGTTACAGATTCGTGTGATATGGATGTGAGATGGCCGTCCTATTCGTATAACATAGCAGGGGAATCTGATGGCCCCCGTAAATGGATGACCAACATGTCTGATTCAAGCCTCCAAGCAATCAGCTATGGTTCAAATGTTATCTCATGTTCTTCCAGCTGA
- the LOC120006399 gene encoding transcription initiation factor TFIID subunit 8 produces MKSKLHQSKQEDEDPKAPTDFSLTLTRVAVSQICQSVGFTSTQRSALDTLTRIATIYLQTLSKWTASYSNSSNRTQSNLIDLIHALHDLSSAHGFLGASTLHCNDTCQLKSSVLRDLRVFVKFTDEIPFAKPLPRKQFPRNLKKLNVNGSSEAIPHIPRWLPALPGASTYKVGVERCVGCKKWENNVGLIGDCGEEIVKSKKKSENNGKRSGTADDQMLPMERSRVRFKIKP; encoded by the coding sequence ATGAAATCAAAACTCCACCAATCAAAGCAAGAAGACGAAGATCCTAAAGCACCAACAGATTTCTCATTGACACTAACCAGAGTGGCAGTTTCGCAAATCTGTCAATCCGTCGGCTTCACATCCACCCAACGCTCCGCCCTCGATACCCTAACCAGAATCGCCACAATCTACCTCCAGACTCTATCTAAATGGACTGCATCATACTCGAATTCCTCAAACCGCACCCAATCCAACCTCATCGACCTAATCCACGCCCTCCACGACCTCTCCTCCGCACATGGCTTCCTCGGTGCTTCCACTCTTCATTGCAACGACACCTGCCAATTAAAATCAAGCGTGCTCAGGGATCTCCGGGTTTTCGTTAAGTTCACCGATGAAATCCCCTTCGCGAAGCCACTTCCGAGAAAACAGTTTCCGAGGAATTTGAAAAAACTGAATGTGAATGGCTCAAGTGAGGCTATTCCTCATATTCCGAGGTGGTTGCCGGCACTTCCGGGCGCAAGCACCTACAAGGTCGGCGTTGAGAGGTGCGTTGGTTGTAAGAAGTGGGAGAATAATGTGGGTTTGATTGGGGATTGTGGAGAAGAAATAGTGAAAAGTAAGAAGAAGAGTGAAAATAATGGTAAGAGGAGTGGTACTGCTGATGATCAAATGTTGCCAATGGAGCGGAGCAGAGTGAGATTTAAGATCAAACCATAA
- the LOC120006320 gene encoding vesicle-associated membrane protein 722-like, whose translation MSQKSLIYAFVARGNVVLAEYTEFSGNFNSIAFQCLQKLPATNNKFTYNCDGHTFNYLVDNGYTYCVVADESVGRQVPMAFLERIKDDFVSKYGSGKAATAPPNSLNKEFGPKLKEHMQYCIDHPEEINKLAKVKAQVSEVKGVMMENIEKVLDRGEKIELLVDKTENLHNQAQDFRNTGTKMRRKMWLQNMKIKLIVLGIVIALILIIVLSVCKGFNCGK comes from the exons ATGAGCCAGAAGTCGCTGATCTACGCTTTCGTTGCTCGTGGAAACGTGGTTCTGGCTGAGTACACGGAATTCAGTGGGAATTTCAATTCCATAGCGTTTCAGTGCCTTCAGAAGCTCCCTGCGACCAACAACAAGTTCACTTACAATTGCGATGGCCATACTTTCAATTACCTCGTCGACAACGGCTACA CATATTGTGTAGTTGCAGATGAATCAGTAGGAAGACAGGTACCAATGGCTTTTCTGGAGCGTATCAAGGATGACTTTGTGTCAAAATATGGTAGTGGAAAGGCTGCTACAGCTCCTCCCAATAGTCTAAACAAGGAATTCGG GCCAAAATTGAAGGAACATATGCAGTATTGTATTGATCATCCTGAAGAGATAAATAAGCTTGCAAAAGTGAAAGCCCAGGTTTCAGAAGTAAAAGGGGTTATGATGGAAAATATCGAAAAG GTTCTTGATAGAGGGGAAAAGATAGAGCTTCTGGTGGATAAGACTGAGAACCTTCATAATCAG GCACAAGACTTTCGTAACACAGGAACGAAGATGAGAAGGAAAATGTGGCTACAGAACATGAAGATCAAGCTCATTGTTTTGGGAATAGTGATTGCCTTGATCCTCATCATCGTGCTCTCTGTTTGCAAAGGGTTCAACTGTGGGAAGTAA
- the LOC120005261 gene encoding peptidyl-prolyl cis-trans isomerase FKBP17-1, chloroplastic, producing the protein MVIKYFVSAACLHFPHHHPAVHLVPHKYLPSSTALPSSGLTSAATATRRALSLSLLTSSLSTLTFFFSASPSKSSSTDFFELQDSGGVKVLDLRIGTGPRPIDGDQVAIHYYGRLAAKQGWRFDSTYDHKDSTGEPIPFVFILGSEKIISGIQAAVRSMKVGGVRRVIIPPSQGYQSTLQEPIPPNFFDRQRLFTTIFNPTRLANGEGSTLGILIFDIELVGLRH; encoded by the exons ATGGTGATTAAGTACTTCGTGTCGGCGGCTTGCCTCCATTTTCCCCATCACCATCCGGCCGTTCATCTCGTGCCTCATAAATATCTTCCATCTTCAACAGCTCTTCCGTCGTCGGGTCTAACGTCAGCAGCCACAGCAACAAGGAGGGCACTGTCTCTGTCACTCCTAACTTCATCTCTCTCTACACTAACCTTCTTTTTCTCCGCATCTCCTTCAAAATCCTCCTCAACCGACTTCTTCGAGCTTCAAGATTCTGGTGGTGTTAAAGTCTTAGACCTCCGCATCGGCACAGGTCCACGTCCCATCGACGGTGACCAG GTTGCAATTCATTACTATGGGAGGTTGGCAGCAAAACAAGGATGGAGATTTGATTCAACGTACGATCACAAAGATAGTACTGGGGAACCAATTCCTTTTGTCTTCATCCTCGGGTCTGAGAAA ATTATTTCAGGGATTCAAGCTGCTGTAAGATCAATGAAAGTAGGAGGTGTTCGTCGAGTCATCATTCCACCATCACAAGGATATCAGAGCACATTGCAAGAACCCATACCACCAAAC TTCTTTGACAGGCAGAGGCTATTTACCACCATTTTTAACCCAACCCGTCTTGCAAACGGAGAAGGCTCAACATTGGGCATCCTGATCTTTGACATCGAATTGGTTGGTCTGAGGCACTAG
- the LOC120005858 gene encoding exocyst complex component EXO84C isoform X1, translating into MESSEEDDDFPSIESITPQSKIDSLYQSETEKGIRKLCCELLDLKDAVENLSGNMQTKYLAFLRMTEEVVEMDHELVELRKHISAQGILVQDLMTGVCREIEEWSRNTDNSDKEANDNNDNAQQDVQIFELQHPSPNGIDDQKELFLEKIDVLLAEHKVEEALELIDAEERNHVELNSSGDTSTEGSVYKASLLEKKAMLEDQLIAIAEQPLVCVPELRKALSSLIRLGKGHLAHQLLLKSYGSRLQKSIEAFLPSCSVCPKTFPATLSRLFFSIISSTTKESGLIFGDNPVYTNRVVQWAEWEIEYFVRFVKENAPSSDTVSALRAACNCVQASLNYCSLLESQGLKLSKLLLVLLRPYVGEVLELNFRRARRMVLDLAEVNESMSSSPHYVSSLSAFSTSSDSVLVESGVRFMYIVEDMLEQLTPLAVLHFGGNVLNRISQLFDKYMDALIKALPGPSDDDNLTELKEFVAFRAETDSEQLAILGVAFTISDELLPPNVSKMWSSKNESKEPGSENMVANASTAVELKDWKRHLQHSFDKLRDHFCRQYILTFIYSRAGKTRLNAQIYLNGDEDGEDLYWDSDPLPSLPFQALFAKLQQLATVAGDVLLGKDKLQKILLARLTETVVMWLSDEQEFWGVFEDESIPIKPLGLQQLILDMHFTVEIARFAGYPSRHVHQIASAIIARAIRTFSGRGVDPQSALPEDEWFVETAKSAINKLLLGASGSEASEADEEHIVLHDEIISDSDDTTSSLSTVESYESFASASMGELDSPSDSTDHEG; encoded by the exons ATGGAGAGcagtgaagaagatgatgacttTCCTTCCATAGAAAGCATTACTCCCCAGTCCAAGATCGATTCCCTCTACCAATCTGAAACCGAAAAG GGAATCAGAAAGCTTTGCTGTGAGCTGTTGGATTTGAAGGATGCGGTGGAAAATCTATCTGGAAATATGCAAACAAAATATTTGGCTTTCTTGAG AATGACAGAGGAAGTTGTGGAAATGGATCATGAATTGGTTGAGCTACGCAAGCATATTTCTGCGCAGGGAATTCTTGTGCAGGATTTAATGACTGGGGTATGCCGTGAAATAGAAGAGTGGAGCCGAAATACTGATAACAGTGATAAAGAAGCTAATGATAACAATGATAATGCCCAGCAAGACGTTCAAATTTTCGAACTTCAACATCCCTCACCAAATGGAATAGATGATCAGAAAGAATTGTTTTTAGAGAAAATAGACGTTCTCTTGGCTGAGCATAAAGTGGAAGAAGCACTAGAGCTGATAGATGCTGAAGAAAGAAACCATGTGGAGCTGAATAGCTCAGGGGATACTTCAACTGAAGGATCCGTCTATAAAGCATCTCTTTTGGAGAAAAAGGCAATGCTTGAGGATCAGTTGATTGCAATCGCTGAACAGCCTTTAGTTTGTGTTCCTGAGCTGAGGAAGGCTTTATCCAGTTTGATTAGGCTTGGGAAGGGTCATTTAGCACATCAGCTACTGCTGAAATCATATGGGTCTCGCCTTCAAAAGAGCATTGAGGCTTTTCTTCCTTCATGTTCTGTCTGCCCCAAAACATTCCCGGCCACGCTATCTcggcttttcttttcaataatCTCATCAACAACTAAAGAATCTGGCTTGATATTTGGTGATAATCCTGTATATACCAACAGAGTTGTTCAGTGGGCCGAGTGGGAGATTGAATACTTTGTAAGATTTGTGAAGGAGAATGCACCCTCTTCGGACACAGTTTCTGCTTTACGTGCTGCTTGCAACTGTGTTCAGGCTAGTCTTAACTACTGCTCGCTGTTGGAATCACAAGGTttgaaactttcaaagttgCTTTTGGTTCTCTTGCGGCCATACGTTGGAGAAGTTCTAGAACTGAACTTTAGACGGGCTAGAAGGATGGTTCTTGACTTGGCTGAAGTCAATGAAAGCATGTCCTCATCACCTCACTATGTTTCTTCTTTGTCTGCATTTTCGACATCTTCAGATAGTGTGCTTGTTGAAAGCGGAGTGAGATTTATGTACATTGTTGAA GATATGCTGGAACAGCTTACCCCACTGGCTGTTTTGCACTTTGGAGGAAATGTGTTGAATAGAATCTCACAGCTGTTTGATAAATACATGGATGCCCTTATCAAAGCCTTACCTGGCCCCTCTGATGATGACAATCTtacagagctgaaggagtttgTAGCCTTTAGAGCTGAAACAGATTCGGAGCAGCTTGCTATTTTAGGTGTAGCATTCACTATTTCGGATGAACTTTTACCCCCAAATGTGTCAAAAATGTGGAGCTCTAAGAATGAGAGCAAGGAACCTGGAAGTGAAAATATGGTGGCTAATGCAAGCACTGCCGTGGAACTGAAGGACTGGAAGCGACATCTGCAGCATTCATTTGACAAGCTTAGAGATCACTTCTGTAGGCAGTATATTCTTACTTTCATTTATTCGCGAGCTGGAAAAACGCGATTGAATGCACAAATTTACTTAAACGGGGACGAGGATGGGGAAGATTTATATTGGGATTCTGATCCTCTTCCATCACTGCCATTTCAG GCATTATTTGCAAAGTTGCAGCAATTAGCAACTGTGGCTGGAGATGTGTTACTTGGGAAAGACAAACTACAGAAAATTTTGCTTGCTAGGCTAACAGAAACAGTTGTAATGTGGTTGTCTGATGAGCAGGAATTTTGGGGTGTGTTTGAGGATGAATCTATTCCGATTAAGCCACTAGGTTTGCAGCAG TTAATTCTCGATATGCATTTCACTGTTGAAATTGCACGTTTTGCCGGCTACCCATCTCGACATGTGCATCAGATTGCTTCAGCGATTATCGCTCGGGCAATAAGGACCTTCTCCGGTAGAGGAGTCGATCCACAAAG TGCTCTACCTGAGGATGAATGGTTTGTTGAAACTGCAAAGTCAGCGATAAACAAACTTCTCTTAGGAGCATCCGGGTCAGAGGCATCCGAAGCTGACGAGGAACACATTGTTCTGCACGATGAGATTATCTCAGATTCTGACGACACTACTTCTTCGCTCTCAACAGTAGAATCTTATGAATCTTTTGCTTCTGCAAGTATGGGTGAACTTGATAGCCCCTCAGACTCTACTGATCATGAGGGTTGA
- the LOC120005858 gene encoding exocyst complex component EXO84C isoform X2 codes for MQGIRKLCCELLDLKDAVENLSGNMQTKYLAFLRMTEEVVEMDHELVELRKHISAQGILVQDLMTGVCREIEEWSRNTDNSDKEANDNNDNAQQDVQIFELQHPSPNGIDDQKELFLEKIDVLLAEHKVEEALELIDAEERNHVELNSSGDTSTEGSVYKASLLEKKAMLEDQLIAIAEQPLVCVPELRKALSSLIRLGKGHLAHQLLLKSYGSRLQKSIEAFLPSCSVCPKTFPATLSRLFFSIISSTTKESGLIFGDNPVYTNRVVQWAEWEIEYFVRFVKENAPSSDTVSALRAACNCVQASLNYCSLLESQGLKLSKLLLVLLRPYVGEVLELNFRRARRMVLDLAEVNESMSSSPHYVSSLSAFSTSSDSVLVESGVRFMYIVEDMLEQLTPLAVLHFGGNVLNRISQLFDKYMDALIKALPGPSDDDNLTELKEFVAFRAETDSEQLAILGVAFTISDELLPPNVSKMWSSKNESKEPGSENMVANASTAVELKDWKRHLQHSFDKLRDHFCRQYILTFIYSRAGKTRLNAQIYLNGDEDGEDLYWDSDPLPSLPFQALFAKLQQLATVAGDVLLGKDKLQKILLARLTETVVMWLSDEQEFWGVFEDESIPIKPLGLQQLILDMHFTVEIARFAGYPSRHVHQIASAIIARAIRTFSGRGVDPQSALPEDEWFVETAKSAINKLLLGASGSEASEADEEHIVLHDEIISDSDDTTSSLSTVESYESFASASMGELDSPSDSTDHEG; via the exons ATGCAGGGAATCAGAAAGCTTTGCTGTGAGCTGTTGGATTTGAAGGATGCGGTGGAAAATCTATCTGGAAATATGCAAACAAAATATTTGGCTTTCTTGAG AATGACAGAGGAAGTTGTGGAAATGGATCATGAATTGGTTGAGCTACGCAAGCATATTTCTGCGCAGGGAATTCTTGTGCAGGATTTAATGACTGGGGTATGCCGTGAAATAGAAGAGTGGAGCCGAAATACTGATAACAGTGATAAAGAAGCTAATGATAACAATGATAATGCCCAGCAAGACGTTCAAATTTTCGAACTTCAACATCCCTCACCAAATGGAATAGATGATCAGAAAGAATTGTTTTTAGAGAAAATAGACGTTCTCTTGGCTGAGCATAAAGTGGAAGAAGCACTAGAGCTGATAGATGCTGAAGAAAGAAACCATGTGGAGCTGAATAGCTCAGGGGATACTTCAACTGAAGGATCCGTCTATAAAGCATCTCTTTTGGAGAAAAAGGCAATGCTTGAGGATCAGTTGATTGCAATCGCTGAACAGCCTTTAGTTTGTGTTCCTGAGCTGAGGAAGGCTTTATCCAGTTTGATTAGGCTTGGGAAGGGTCATTTAGCACATCAGCTACTGCTGAAATCATATGGGTCTCGCCTTCAAAAGAGCATTGAGGCTTTTCTTCCTTCATGTTCTGTCTGCCCCAAAACATTCCCGGCCACGCTATCTcggcttttcttttcaataatCTCATCAACAACTAAAGAATCTGGCTTGATATTTGGTGATAATCCTGTATATACCAACAGAGTTGTTCAGTGGGCCGAGTGGGAGATTGAATACTTTGTAAGATTTGTGAAGGAGAATGCACCCTCTTCGGACACAGTTTCTGCTTTACGTGCTGCTTGCAACTGTGTTCAGGCTAGTCTTAACTACTGCTCGCTGTTGGAATCACAAGGTttgaaactttcaaagttgCTTTTGGTTCTCTTGCGGCCATACGTTGGAGAAGTTCTAGAACTGAACTTTAGACGGGCTAGAAGGATGGTTCTTGACTTGGCTGAAGTCAATGAAAGCATGTCCTCATCACCTCACTATGTTTCTTCTTTGTCTGCATTTTCGACATCTTCAGATAGTGTGCTTGTTGAAAGCGGAGTGAGATTTATGTACATTGTTGAA GATATGCTGGAACAGCTTACCCCACTGGCTGTTTTGCACTTTGGAGGAAATGTGTTGAATAGAATCTCACAGCTGTTTGATAAATACATGGATGCCCTTATCAAAGCCTTACCTGGCCCCTCTGATGATGACAATCTtacagagctgaaggagtttgTAGCCTTTAGAGCTGAAACAGATTCGGAGCAGCTTGCTATTTTAGGTGTAGCATTCACTATTTCGGATGAACTTTTACCCCCAAATGTGTCAAAAATGTGGAGCTCTAAGAATGAGAGCAAGGAACCTGGAAGTGAAAATATGGTGGCTAATGCAAGCACTGCCGTGGAACTGAAGGACTGGAAGCGACATCTGCAGCATTCATTTGACAAGCTTAGAGATCACTTCTGTAGGCAGTATATTCTTACTTTCATTTATTCGCGAGCTGGAAAAACGCGATTGAATGCACAAATTTACTTAAACGGGGACGAGGATGGGGAAGATTTATATTGGGATTCTGATCCTCTTCCATCACTGCCATTTCAG GCATTATTTGCAAAGTTGCAGCAATTAGCAACTGTGGCTGGAGATGTGTTACTTGGGAAAGACAAACTACAGAAAATTTTGCTTGCTAGGCTAACAGAAACAGTTGTAATGTGGTTGTCTGATGAGCAGGAATTTTGGGGTGTGTTTGAGGATGAATCTATTCCGATTAAGCCACTAGGTTTGCAGCAG TTAATTCTCGATATGCATTTCACTGTTGAAATTGCACGTTTTGCCGGCTACCCATCTCGACATGTGCATCAGATTGCTTCAGCGATTATCGCTCGGGCAATAAGGACCTTCTCCGGTAGAGGAGTCGATCCACAAAG TGCTCTACCTGAGGATGAATGGTTTGTTGAAACTGCAAAGTCAGCGATAAACAAACTTCTCTTAGGAGCATCCGGGTCAGAGGCATCCGAAGCTGACGAGGAACACATTGTTCTGCACGATGAGATTATCTCAGATTCTGACGACACTACTTCTTCGCTCTCAACAGTAGAATCTTATGAATCTTTTGCTTCTGCAAGTATGGGTGAACTTGATAGCCCCTCAGACTCTACTGATCATGAGGGTTGA
- the LOC120006592 gene encoding uncharacterized protein C12B10.15c, protein MMEDGETINLNPKEEKSVANLTGQVHQLPCCIKYDGPCCVSDYFKPKSTGMEVEGLQVGEAYFRGRKLQGATIPLPHGYSGFVIERGLGSHGKRKASDMSVEDPKCWHVNAKFENITYWNHDSLPSENDSFLRAFHWFAVAEALHKPITTEDLASATLALEKLD, encoded by the exons ATGATGGAGGACGGAGAGACGATAAATCTGAATCCGAAAGAGGAGAAATCAGTGGCAAATCTGACGGGTCAGGTCCATCAACTCCCCTGCTGTATCAAATACGACGGCCCTTGTTGCGTTTCTGACTATTTCAAACCCAAGTCCACTG GCATGGAGGTTGAGGGCTTGCAAGTGGGGGAAGCGTATTTCAGAGGAAGGAAGCTGCAAGGAGCCACCATTCCCCTTCCACACGGTTATTCTG GCTTTGTCATAGAAAGGGGTCTTGGTTCTCATGGAAAGAGAAAAGCTTCGGATATGTCTGTGGAGGACCCAAAGTGTTGGCATGTGAATGCaaaatttgagaatataacataTTGGAATCATGACAGTCTACCTTCGGAAAACGATTCTTTCTTGCGTGCCTTTCACTGGTTTGCAGTTGCAGAAGCA CTGCACAAGCCAATAACAACAGAAGATTTAGCATCTGCTACTCTTGCCTTGGAGAAACTGGATTGA